Proteins encoded within one genomic window of Formosa agariphila KMM 3901:
- a CDS encoding alkene reductase: MSKQHLLTPYNKNIKLNNRIVMAPMTRSRADNEGKEPTDELHALYYEQRASAGLIITEGSQVSREATGYINTPGIYTEAQVEGWKKVTKRVHDKGGTIFIQLWHVGRISHPDFHDGDLPVSASAINPEAKSFTPEGFKDTVTPKAMTVAEIKRTVKDFQNAAINAVEAGFDGVEIHSSNGYLFQQFFNNCSNTRTDDYGGSKENNSRFFFEVLDAIKEVIPQEKIGARFNPSLHGMSGITVDEETIPTFEYIIKRLNDYNLAYVHLSEPFTDVSDVPFAVTEVAKHFRPLYNGTLMINNGFDKAQGNNVIEAGDADLVAYGKLYISNPDLVERFENDLDLAEWDKDTFYTTGEKGYTDYPKASQS; the protein is encoded by the coding sequence ATGAGTAAACAACACCTATTAACACCATATAATAAAAATATAAAACTAAATAACCGCATTGTAATGGCACCCATGACGAGAAGTCGCGCCGACAATGAGGGCAAAGAACCTACAGATGAGTTACACGCATTATATTACGAGCAACGTGCTTCCGCAGGGTTAATTATTACAGAAGGCTCTCAAGTATCTCGAGAAGCTACAGGCTATATTAATACACCCGGAATTTATACAGAAGCACAAGTTGAAGGTTGGAAAAAAGTAACTAAACGTGTTCACGATAAAGGCGGAACTATCTTTATTCAGTTATGGCATGTGGGACGTATTTCGCATCCCGATTTTCATGATGGTGATTTACCTGTGTCGGCTTCAGCCATAAATCCCGAAGCAAAATCTTTTACACCAGAAGGGTTTAAAGATACCGTGACTCCAAAAGCAATGACTGTTGCAGAAATTAAACGCACAGTTAAAGACTTTCAAAATGCCGCCATAAATGCGGTTGAAGCAGGTTTTGATGGTGTAGAGATTCATTCATCTAACGGGTATTTATTTCAACAATTTTTCAATAACTGCTCTAATACTAGAACAGATGATTATGGCGGAAGTAAAGAAAATAATTCACGTTTCTTTTTCGAGGTCTTAGATGCTATAAAAGAAGTGATTCCACAAGAAAAAATAGGTGCACGTTTTAATCCGTCACTTCACGGAATGTCTGGAATTACTGTAGATGAAGAAACTATTCCAACTTTTGAATACATTATAAAACGATTGAATGACTATAATTTAGCCTATGTACATTTATCGGAACCATTTACAGATGTGTCCGATGTTCCATTTGCTGTCACAGAAGTTGCTAAACATTTTCGTCCGTTATACAATGGCACATTAATGATAAACAATGGTTTCGACAAAGCACAAGGAAACAACGTGATTGAAGCAGGAGATGCCGATTTAGTGGCGTATGGAAAGTTATATATTTCGAATCCTGATTTAGTTGAACGTTTCGAAAATGATTTAGATTTAGCTGAATGGGATAAAGATACTTTCTACACCACTGGAGAAAAAGGATATACAGATTATCCAAAAGCATCGCAATCTTAG
- a CDS encoding phospholipase A: protein MRKQFLILGLFFIVSHVFSQTYTREEVNRSLNEDARFSIHEDNYIITGIPTNKHVDSETADIKYQISFKQLLSRNPIVWDSYLYVTYTQKAFWNIYEFSSPFEEINFNPSVGLSKVVYNNNDEAKAIVSLMLNHESNGRDSIYSRSWNSINLKYSTALSKKSILSVELWAPFVDKVNNPDLIDYIGISKFTYSYDIIPEKLNAEIALKKGLEWDWKGSIRTRLYYNPFKSTNQYFMLEYFAGYGESLINYEQFNSMVRLGFVIKTNELEFLKYRIQE from the coding sequence ATGAGAAAGCAATTTCTAATACTGGGACTATTTTTTATAGTCTCACACGTATTTTCGCAAACCTATACCCGTGAAGAAGTTAATAGGTCGCTTAACGAAGATGCTCGATTTTCAATACACGAAGATAATTACATCATTACAGGGATCCCGACCAACAAGCATGTGGATTCTGAAACCGCAGATATTAAATATCAAATTAGTTTTAAGCAATTGCTGAGTCGGAATCCAATAGTTTGGGATTCTTATTTGTATGTAACCTATACACAAAAAGCGTTTTGGAATATTTATGAATTTTCTAGTCCGTTTGAAGAGATAAATTTTAATCCTTCTGTGGGATTAAGCAAAGTGGTTTACAATAATAATGATGAGGCTAAAGCTATTGTTTCGTTAATGTTAAATCATGAATCGAACGGACGAGATAGCATTTATTCTAGAAGTTGGAATAGTATAAACTTAAAATATTCTACAGCCTTAAGTAAGAAAAGTATTTTAAGTGTAGAGTTGTGGGCTCCTTTTGTAGATAAAGTAAACAATCCCGATTTGATAGATTATATCGGAATATCTAAATTTACGTATTCTTACGATATTATCCCTGAAAAGCTTAATGCCGAAATCGCTTTAAAAAAGGGTTTGGAGTGGGATTGGAAAGGCTCGATACGCACCCGATTATATTATAATCCGTTTAAATCAACCAATCAATATTTCATGTTAGAGTATTTTGCGGGATATGGCGAAAGCCTAATAAATTACGAACAATTTAATAGCATGGTCAGGCTTGGCTTTGTTATTAAAACCAACGAATTAGAATTTTTAAAGTATAGAATACAAGAATAA
- a CDS encoding YqaE/Pmp3 family membrane protein, producing MSLLTIILSILLPPVAVFLKHGIGTTLLVSILLTLLGWLPGVIHAFYVNSK from the coding sequence ATGTCATTACTCACAATTATATTAAGTATATTATTACCACCAGTAGCTGTATTTTTAAAGCACGGTATTGGAACAACCTTATTAGTAAGTATTTTGCTAACCCTTTTAGGATGGTTACCAGGAGTAATTCATGCCTTTTATGTTAACAGTAAATAA
- a CDS encoding SLC13 family permease: protein MKLIIVGLLIFFSIIFFVELQPGKPEVTYTAAIAFLMAFWWVTEALPIGITSFLPIILFPVLGVLDGKDISDAYINYVIFLFIGGVIMALAMEKWDLHKRIALKILSVVGGSPFRIMLGFMLASSFLSMWMSNTATAMMMLPIAFSVTSALEDVYGEGKISAFAAGLLLSIAHACSIGGIATLVGTPPNLSFLRIFEIIYPNAPEISFGQWITFAFPITVMIFLFSLSLLYISYKPKGKIETLDASFFKDKYKALGVVSAEQKRVFVLFVSLALLWVFRSDLNLGFIRIPGWSTWFKNPKFLNDGTVAIFIAMLLFIVPSTKKNEALVSWKIMAKLPWHIVFLFGGGFALAKGFIDSGLSMYVGGLLTSTGNMSAINLVGTLTALMSVLTEFTSNTATTEMLLPIVSGLATEIQVNPLLIMIPVTLAASMAFMLPIATPPNAIVFGTGKLKMIQMIKTGLIIDIFATIVIVLMTLFWGTIIFDIDPNVFPEWAEQSAKVITH, encoded by the coding sequence ATGAAATTAATAATCGTGGGATTACTTATATTTTTCAGCATTATTTTCTTTGTTGAATTACAACCTGGGAAACCCGAAGTAACCTATACAGCAGCCATTGCTTTTTTAATGGCGTTTTGGTGGGTTACAGAAGCTTTACCAATTGGTATCACTTCTTTTCTTCCTATAATTTTATTTCCTGTGTTAGGCGTCTTAGATGGTAAAGATATTTCTGATGCCTATATAAATTATGTCATTTTTCTATTTATCGGGGGGGTTATTATGGCTTTGGCTATGGAAAAATGGGACCTGCATAAACGGATTGCTTTAAAGATTTTGTCTGTAGTAGGAGGGAGTCCGTTTCGGATTATGTTAGGCTTTATGCTCGCGTCTTCATTTTTATCGATGTGGATGTCTAATACTGCTACGGCCATGATGATGTTACCCATTGCGTTTTCGGTAACATCTGCTTTAGAGGACGTTTATGGCGAAGGAAAAATCAGTGCGTTTGCTGCAGGTTTACTCTTATCTATTGCCCATGCCTGTTCTATTGGAGGTATAGCAACGCTAGTGGGAACGCCTCCAAATTTATCGTTCTTACGCATATTTGAAATTATTTATCCCAATGCGCCAGAGATTTCTTTCGGACAATGGATTACGTTTGCGTTTCCCATTACGGTTATGATTTTTCTGTTCTCGTTGTCTTTATTATACATCTCTTATAAACCTAAAGGCAAAATAGAAACTTTAGATGCATCATTTTTTAAGGATAAATATAAGGCGCTTGGTGTTGTAAGTGCCGAACAAAAACGGGTATTTGTATTGTTTGTTTCTTTGGCCTTGTTGTGGGTGTTTCGTTCTGATTTAAATCTCGGATTTATACGCATTCCGGGGTGGAGCACTTGGTTTAAAAATCCTAAGTTTTTAAATGATGGTACGGTTGCTATTTTTATAGCCATGTTATTATTTATTGTGCCTTCAACCAAAAAGAATGAAGCTTTAGTAAGTTGGAAAATCATGGCGAAATTACCTTGGCATATCGTCTTTTTATTTGGTGGTGGCTTTGCTTTAGCAAAAGGATTTATCGATTCTGGATTGTCTATGTATGTAGGCGGACTCTTAACGAGTACAGGGAATATGTCTGCTATTAACTTGGTGGGGACGCTTACAGCATTAATGTCTGTGCTTACAGAATTTACGTCTAATACAGCAACTACAGAAATGCTATTACCTATTGTTTCGGGATTGGCAACAGAAATTCAGGTGAATCCGTTACTTATTATGATACCGGTGACTTTAGCGGCATCAATGGCCTTTATGTTACCCATTGCCACACCTCCAAATGCGATTGTTTTTGGAACGGGAAAACTAAAAATGATTCAAATGATAAAAACTGGACTCATAATCGACATATTTGCCACTATTGTTATCGTACTTATGACGCTGTTTTGGGGCACGATTATATTCGACATCGACCCCAATGTGTTTCCAGAATGGGCGGAGCAATCGGCAAAAGTGATTACGCATTAA
- a CDS encoding sugar phosphate isomerase/epimerase family protein, which translates to MDKRPNTYSRRDFAKLTALGLGSIPLYSFQSGLEHRNFNAADELEVHLFSKHLQFLDYNAMSEAAAQMGFDGLDLTVRPKGHVLPERVTVDLPKAVTAMKAQGLKTKLMSTAVWDISKTSEKTVLETASQLGFTHYRTNWLSYPEDRSLDDSLKLYAKQANALELLNAELNLIGGYQNHAGNHVGAAIWDLDTILKDLKGTHLGCQYDIRHAVVEGAKSWELGLRRIKPYINTIVIKDVKWGLVNGSWELINVPLGEGMVDFKRYFSLLKQYNIQVPVSLHVEYDLGGAERGLNTISMPRQEVLSRITKDLIYLRQAWKDA; encoded by the coding sequence ATGGATAAGCGACCAAATACATATTCGAGACGAGATTTTGCAAAACTAACAGCTTTAGGATTAGGTAGTATTCCGTTGTATTCGTTTCAATCGGGATTAGAACATCGCAATTTTAATGCTGCAGACGAACTTGAAGTGCATTTATTTTCGAAACATTTACAGTTTTTAGACTACAACGCCATGTCTGAAGCTGCAGCTCAGATGGGCTTTGACGGCCTTGATTTAACCGTAAGACCAAAAGGTCATGTTTTGCCAGAACGCGTTACTGTAGACTTACCAAAAGCGGTTACTGCAATGAAAGCACAAGGACTTAAAACAAAATTGATGTCTACCGCTGTGTGGGACATTAGCAAGACTTCAGAAAAAACGGTATTAGAAACGGCTAGTCAATTGGGATTTACACACTACCGTACCAATTGGTTAAGTTATCCTGAGGACCGATCTTTAGACGACAGTTTAAAGTTATATGCTAAACAAGCCAATGCTTTAGAATTGCTTAACGCAGAATTGAATTTAATTGGTGGATATCAGAACCATGCAGGAAATCATGTAGGAGCAGCTATTTGGGATTTAGATACAATTTTAAAAGACCTGAAAGGCACACATTTAGGATGCCAATACGATATTAGACATGCCGTTGTTGAAGGAGCTAAAAGCTGGGAACTCGGATTAAGACGCATAAAACCGTATATTAATACCATTGTTATAAAAGATGTAAAATGGGGACTTGTAAATGGTAGTTGGGAACTTATAAACGTCCCATTAGGTGAAGGTATGGTCGATTTTAAACGTTATTTTTCTTTATTAAAACAGTATAACATTCAAGTACCCGTGTCGTTACATGTTGAATACGATTTGGGAGGTGCAGAACGTGGTTTGAACACGATTAGCATGCCTAGGCAAGAAGTACTAAGCCGTATTACCAAAGACTTAATATACTTAAGACAGGCTTGGAAAGACGCTTAG
- a CDS encoding helix-turn-helix domain-containing protein, which translates to MISDIKKYWFKTGVLHEFEVVNLKDLYAKSFDELTVPHRTEFYQIIWFKKGSPKHMVDFNPIDIKPNSLLFVDKNSVQRYDDTEYIDGEVLMFSDNFFCKTEVDTKFLRSCMLFNDLHAVSNITLNTGLTKIFNSSFQLIKTELKTNADTFQSDILRNYLQNILVISERARQNIRTTKLNKGPDLECVIRFRDVLDKQFHMLKSVSKYALQLGVTEKRLNAATLKIMAQSPKQMIDSRIILEAKRLLVHTTDSVKEIAYTLGFEEPTNFVKYFKKHQQVTPLEFRNRFK; encoded by the coding sequence GTGATATCAGATATTAAAAAATATTGGTTTAAAACAGGCGTACTCCACGAGTTTGAAGTCGTAAATTTAAAGGATTTGTATGCCAAATCTTTTGATGAACTCACGGTACCACACCGCACAGAATTTTATCAAATTATCTGGTTTAAAAAAGGCAGTCCCAAACATATGGTCGACTTTAATCCCATAGACATTAAACCCAATTCCCTTTTATTTGTCGATAAAAATAGTGTGCAGCGTTATGATGACACCGAATACATAGACGGGGAAGTTTTAATGTTTAGCGATAATTTTTTCTGTAAAACAGAAGTCGATACTAAGTTTTTAAGAAGTTGTATGTTGTTTAACGATCTACATGCAGTGTCTAATATTACCTTAAATACGGGATTAACTAAAATATTTAATAGCTCGTTTCAGCTGATTAAAACCGAATTAAAAACTAACGCTGATACATTTCAGTCGGATATTCTCCGAAATTATCTTCAGAACATTCTTGTAATTTCCGAACGCGCACGTCAGAATATTAGAACTACAAAATTAAACAAAGGTCCAGATTTAGAGTGTGTTATCAGGTTTAGAGATGTGTTAGACAAGCAGTTTCATATGCTTAAGTCGGTGAGTAAATATGCCTTGCAATTGGGAGTTACTGAAAAACGCCTTAATGCGGCCACATTAAAAATCATGGCGCAATCTCCAAAACAAATGATAGATTCTAGAATAATATTAGAAGCAAAACGTTTGTTGGTACACACTACAGATAGTGTTAAAGAAATTGCGTATACACTTGGTTTTGAAGAACCTACAAACTTTGTAAAATACTTCAAGAAGCACCAGCAGGTAACGCCTTTAGAGTTTAGAAATCGTTTTAAATAG